DNA from Acanthochromis polyacanthus isolate Apoly-LR-REF ecotype Palm Island chromosome 7, KAUST_Apoly_ChrSc, whole genome shotgun sequence:
GATATGCGAAAATCAGAACTTCCCCTTGTGGGattaataaatttaaaaaaaataaaaatatatatatatatatatatatatatatataggatGATGCACTGCTCAGAGTGTCTCTACATCTGTTTAGTTCTAGAGTTGCAAACTAGTCAGTGATTGATTCAGGTATATTCCACAATAAGCcataattttttgaatttttaaatccCATTTTGTCACTAACTGTGTTGTTGTAGCCTTGTGAGCGCACCCAGCTGGATTTCATGGCAGAGCAGTGCTCCCAAACAAACCTCCAACCCCTCTACCTGCAGCCACACATCGCCTCCTTCTACACCTGGATCCCAGCTGTAGGCTTTGCAAAAGGTGGGattaaagaaaacttttttgaTCTGTAGCAAGACATAACTGAGATCTATAACAATATTAGAGAATGTTTTCTCCTTGTCAAAACCAGGGGATGAGCAGTGCAGATATATGTGCCAGTCAGACGGAGAAAGCTTCATAGTGAGTCGCGGCTCTCATTTTGTGGATGGCACTCGCTGTGAGTCAGACAGCCCAACACCTTTTGGAACCACAGCTGCTTGTCTCAGAGGCAAATGCAAGGTAGATGGGGCTAAATGAGACTACACACAAGAGAGAACAGATGCAGTTTTACTcttaatcacttttttttttacgctTAATATGTTGTCTCTGATCAGCTGTTCGGCTGTGACGGTGTGCTGCACTCCGGGAAGGTGAGGGATGTGTGTGGAGTGTGTGGTGGGGATGGATCCTCCTGCAGTTTGACATTCGACTCCTACACTGGTGGTCAGGCTAAAGGTAATACACGGTGTAGAATTACTGAACATGCTCATATAAGTAATTTATGAAGCAAATGTGCCAAACACTGTCTAATTCTTGCTTCTGACATGTGATCAttgatttctgttttcagtgttttgagaCAATAAATCTACTATCTTTAGGGCATGGGCTGTTTGCAAGAAAAAGATTCGCGTTTATTATTGattgtaaaaatatttaattaactgTCCTTCACGAGTTCTAATTCAGGTTTTCTGTTTTAGAGTACACcacctttctctctctgccagTGAATGCAACACAGGTTCTTGTTGTCAACAGAGCACCTCTCTTCACTCACATGGGTGAGGGGCATCACTGCACAAGAGATTTACATTTCTGCAACACCACATTAACAGGATTAAAAGTTGgagttattttttggcctttgcAGCTGTAATGGTCGGAGATCAGTATGTTGTGTCTGGAATGGGCAGCATGGCTCTGAATGTGACTCACCCCTCCCTGCTGGATGAGAACCGCTTAGAGTACCGCCTTCACCTCACACCTGACCTTTTGCCTGCGATGGAGGAGCTGCTTCTGCCCGGTCCACTGCAGCAGGAGATGAATGTACAGGTCAGGGGAGGAAAACATATGTTTCCGAAAGAAATATTTAAAGCTGCAATAGGCAGAAATCTGGAACAGAACAGCCAGAAATTGAACATCCTGCCCTTTTCACCTATATTGGACAGATTTTTCCCTTCTCTGTCCAACAGCTAAGCCAAAAGTCAGCATCATTTTCAGCTTCACTAAGGACTCAAATCCCATTTTCAAGAATAAAATTTTCTATTTAACCTATCCATCCACTTGATACTATCACTATTGTGGATTTTGTTGCTCTTTATACCGTCTATAGTATatactattattatttaaaaaggcTAGTGATTATAAGGAGTCTTCCTATTATGGGCAACCTTTCCTGAAGCCTGAAAACAGGAACAATAAGAGGTGCATGAGTCTAGTTTCTTCTTAGACCTTTTGAATTGCAGTATGCTGAAAGATTATTATggaatttttacaaaataatgcCATCAAAATACAACCTACACAAGCCTTGAGAACTGATCTCTCACTTCAGTTCAAGCGTGGACaatatttaaacagaaataatgtAGCTTTCACATGTTCCATCTTAGATATTAATTATATTAATATCTAACATGACATTAATTAAAGATAAACTGGAACAAAATATAGGTGCAGATGAAGGAACTggtatttttgaatgtttttctgaTTGCAGATTTATCGCAAATATGGAAAAGATTatggagagaaaacaaatccaaacattAGCTACCAGTTCTATGTACCTAGCAGAAGAAGCAACTTGACAGACATCACACCTAAAGGCAGATGGACCATTTTTACAACACCCTGCTCAGTGTCTTGTGGATCAGGTCAGTAActgatatattattattgtagaAACAGACTCACTGCACATTGCATCGTTGTATTTCTTGTTTAAGACGCTGATGGCAATTATAAATGAGATTACAAATGAGTATTGCACGTAACTGTCCTCTCTTAACAGGTGTACAGAAGCACACGTATGTCTGTGTAGATGAAGCTACTAACAACCGTTTGGAGGAAAACAACTGTGAAATATCTCCTCCAACCACACCTCCCCACACAACCTGTCAGCTCTCACCCTGTCCCCCCAGGTAAggttcacacttttttttttcccccctctccgCTGACATACAGCTCAGCACAAATGAGTACACATGAATAATTTACTATTTTCCAGATGGGATGCAGGAAAGTTTGGGCCTTGTAGTGCCTCCTGTGGTGGGGGAGAGAGAGTGCGTCCTGTGAAATGTGTTCAGAAACAAGGATCCGATGTGGTAACGGTTCCAGATTCTGAATGTCCACCTGATACCGCTCCACACACGGCTGAGAAATGTAACCTGCAACACTGCCCCGCCAGGTACAAACCCCAAACACTACTCTTCACTTTACTTACTAATTACAGCACATGTGATCTTATGTCCACAGAATATGAGGGCCTTGCTGTGTTGCTCTCCTCAAATTGAGTTCTTATGTGTGTTCACAGATGGCGTGTGTCTGAGCCAGGGGATTGTTCAGCGGTGTGTGGGCCAGGAGAAGCCAAACGAGTCGTGTCATGTGTCCGGCCAGAAAATGATCAAGATGTTGAAGTGGATCAAAGCTTGTGTTCAAAGCAGATCAAACCACTTGATTCTGTGCCGTGCGTGGTGGATGTCTGTCCCATTGGGTGGGAATCTGAAGGAGAGGTAAAGTCAGAAATAACTCAAATCTCACTGTCATGTCAGAACACTATGCATGTCTAAACACTGTCTTTGCTGACCAGGAACAGCCCATTCTAAAGTCTGGTTTGTTACCGCGCTCTAGACAGGCTCCGGTGTATGTGTGGAGCCCTGTTATCAGCCAGTGTTCAAAGACCTGTGGCAATGGTACCTTAAAAAACACatctttcattaaaaaacaacacatctaTTCATGATATAGTAACTCAAGGCTCAATGCTTCTGCACTGTAGGAACCCTACAGGTGTGGTTTTCATGTGTGGACCACCAGACCAGACAGGGAGCGCCCGACTTCCACTGTGATGCTTCTACCAAACCTCATCCTCAGTCCGAGATATGCAACACCTCTCCCTGCCCTCCTATGTGAGACACCATCCTTAACATATAGCTAAGATACAGGACGTTTGTATGATATATTGCAGCATTTCTAGATGTTTCCATGCAGCAAATAGGCTGCTACGTGTATTTATTTTAGAGAAAGTTGTGTTGCTGCAGTGTATTTTTTCCAACAACCAGGTGGCGCTCTAAGCAAGGAGTCTGCAGTGTAACGTGTGGAGGAGGAGTGGCCAACAGGGTCCTGTACTGTGCACAAGAAACAGAAGGGGAGGAGGTGGTTGTGGAGGATTCAGAGTGCAGTGACTTTCCCAAACCTTCAGCAGTGGTGTCATGTAACACTCAGAGCTGCCCAGCAAGGtaaaccacacacacaagaaaaaaaaacacacacgcaaaaAGGTCTGAAATCAAAGGCAAAATCTCCTCACCATGACTGTCACTTGTCCAGGTGGAAGGTAGTCAGGTCGTTGCCCTGCTCTGCGTCCTGTGACCTGGGTGTAGCTCAGAGGATTGTGTCTTGTGTCCAGTTTGTCCATGGCAAGGAGAGTGTGGTGTCAGAGGAAAACTGCCACACAGCCACGAAACCAGCCACCACAGTGCCCTGTTTGGTGCAAGTGTGCACGTTCAGGTGGGAGGTGAAGCCGTGGAGTCAGGTACATTTCACAGGACGAAGAAAGGAATATGAAGATAGATTAAATCAGATTAGATCACAATGGATGATGGAAAGATAAATACAAGCTGACATGGTTTATTGAATAGGTCTCTAAGCAGTTTTTAACCTTCTGCAAGAGCATGCAAGCCTGTTTTAATTTTCATCTATCCACTTCCTACCTGAACTTTGATAATTTGGTCATACACTACCAGCCaatcaaaaatcaaatcaaataaaaaatctaaagtttgggcacaccttctcattcaatggtttttatttaattattatatacattgtagattgattctgaagacatcaaaactataaaagaatacatatggaattatgttgtaaacagaAAAGTGTTAGTCCTCAGTGTTCATCTACAATGTTgagaataatacaaataaattaaaagcactgaatgaaaatgtgtgtttccaaacttttgactggtagtgtatattatcTGTTTATGCACGTTGCTACTGAGTTACCTGTCCTTGTGTTTCCTCTTCAGTGTTCAGTATCCTGTGGATATGGGATCCAGTCCAGAGCTGTGTCCTGCATGGGCCCCTCTAAGCCTGATCCCCTCAGCCCCCTGTTCTGCATGCACATGCCCAAGCCAATCACCATTCAGGGCTGCAACATGGGAATCTGCAGTGATGTGCTGTCCACGTCAGATCTGGCCTCTGATAATGCCACTGCAATAAATACTGTCATGAGGGTTAACCTCACAGAAAGGCCTCTCCTGTCTCCAACCGTGACCGATAAAGATACAACACAGAGTCCAACAGAGCCCATCAACATCCCACAGACCACCACAGCAACCCCAACACCTATATCCAGTTAGTAGGCATAGATTCTTTGAGTGCTCATCAAGAGCTGAAGCAGAGGGTGATTGTAATAACAGAGTGTGCTCTTTTCAGGTGCATGTGGACAGCTACTCCTGGAGGAATCAGGCACGGTGGATTTGAAACATGTAACCAGCCGCTGCACGGTATCCATAGGCCGACCTTTAGATGAGGTCATTCACATCAGAGTGCTATCTAGCTCCTTGGACTGCACAAAAAGTATGTTGCAATCAATATGTAAATGATGCCATTTTCTACAGAATGGCTACTCCAGCAAATTAATATCTGTAACTCTGTGTTCTTACAGAGGAATACGTGGCATTTTTTGACCGACTGGCATTCGTGAGGAAGTGTGTGCAGGTAGCTGGTAGTGAACTGACCAGCAGAACAAATGTCCTGCTGGTGCGTCAGAATCTCCTCCCAGCTGGAAACGGGATTGTTTTTACCTACACTTCACAGAAAAACACGAAGAGGAGCCACCATCGGGGTAAAACAGCTTGTTTGGTTATCATATAGGATTTATGGGTTACATACCGTCTCAAAAGATAAATTTATTGTCACTAAAAAAAGATTCCTCACTTGCTATTTGAATGGATCCAACTGTAAGAGAAGTGAGAGAAATGTTAGAAACTATTGCAACACAAAGGCTCAGAATCAAATTTTCTGAGATGAGATAGAGTGAAGACATTCACAATCTAATGCAATTCAGTACAAAAGCCCTGCAATCAACTCAGTGAAGCTGAGCGTACTTTTTTGGTTGGTAGAGTGGTATTGTTCGATTAGATTTTCAGCTGTACATGTTGGCATGTTTTACGCCTCCTCCATCTTAATATAGCAAAAAGAATACCATAGAACTGAACCTGCAGCTGATATTCTCagcaaatgttcaaaattttgcGCTTTACTGCTGTAATATTCTCTGCTGGGCATTTACACTAAACTGCATTTGATTGTGCAGCTGACATGAATTAAATGTACCTCACATTTGCCCCACAGACTGCGACATTCAGCTGTTTTCCGCCAGCGGCATCTTCGAAAATCCCATAACGTCCAGCACTAACCACACCTGTCGAGTGCTCATCAACGCCCCTCCCTCAGTGAAGATCAGAATCCAAGCGCAGCACATAGGATTAGTATTCAACACCACCAACTCCCAGTCTACATACATTATGGTGCGATCAAGCCTTTCAACACGTGCTGTTTCGGTACGCTGCACACTTAATAGGAAATAAGTGGAATAACTCCTGCaatattcttctgttttttgttcagaTCCGGGACATGGATGTCCTGAAGACCAACGTGTTTAAAGGCCAACAGCTGTTTCTGTGGCACTCCTCTGGAAATATGGCCGAGATTGAATTTCATGGAGACTACCTGCATTCCAAAGGGAGCTTTAGAGCAGCATATTCCTTTCTGCGTCGCTGATGAGAAATATTAACTATTTTGAAGAGGTTTTAATCGATGCGTATGTTTAGTTTGCGATACTTAAGTTTTTATCACAGGAAAAACTTAAGCAAGCTCCTTTGTCATCTGATTGTCATGCCTATGTGTGATTAGTTTTGACCTGAAATAAATCATAAACACACCAAAGCACTCAAAATCTTTAAGTCTTTATGAAGACTGCAGCAGGAACTTTTTAagtttaaacaaagaaaaaattgtTTCTACTATTACAATACtccattttatatatatatatatatatatatatatgaacacaatatattaaaatgtaaattgctTGAGAATTGCTTCTCATCTCAAAGGCAGTGCATTGACTGTCACATATTACATTTCCCACATCCCCTTTGGTAACCGGTTTCCCGTCAGCTCAAACACACTCAGTACATTGTGCGTTTATGCCAGAGTGGCACTCAGCCAACGACTCCGGCAACGACTCGGTTCGGTTCCAGCTCTCATGCAGCCTGGTGGGACACAAACGCCATGCCAGGCTTCTGTGTGAGATCACTGCTTGGCTGTAGCGGTGTCTTCCAGGAGAGCTCTCATGTCCAACAGCGCATCCTCTACAGCCTGGGCAAACTTGGCAGCATTCGTCTCCTCACAGCTGTTGAAGGCTGTGATGGCGATGT
Protein-coding regions in this window:
- the adamts13 gene encoding A disintegrin and metalloproteinase with thrombospondin motifs 13 gives rise to the protein MLFMTLFCLLLLLWPGFSALMSSPLDELFRRSASQRHIVSYSGSSPDTSVSGRLRRSAPVPDITHLELLVVVGPDVQQVHKQDTEKYILTNLNIASELLRDMTLGANMRVHLVRMIILSEPEPEIQMSTNITSSLRSVCDWGRRINPNNDTDPLHADLLLYITRYDLVLPNGNKQVRGVAQLGGACSSEWSCVITEDTGFDLGITIAHEIGHSFGINHDGVGNTCSRSGFMMASDGGYNSVDLTWSPCSRRQLLTFFSEGKAECVKDLPAMGGSLQDWKPGLYYGVDDQCRIAFGKTARACSFTNPDLPACRVLSCHVNPDDNSSCKRLLVPLLDGTECAPNQWCLKGRCVSPHDLSSPVVVHGSWSSWSEFSSCSRTCGGGVTLRTRQCNNPRPVFGGNACGGPDIEAELCHQQPCERTQLDFMAEQCSQTNLQPLYLQPHIASFYTWIPAVGFAKGDEQCRYMCQSDGESFIVSRGSHFVDGTRCESDSPTPFGTTAACLRGKCKLFGCDGVLHSGKVRDVCGVCGGDGSSCSLTFDSYTGGQAKEYTTFLSLPVNATQVLVVNRAPLFTHMAVMVGDQYVVSGMGSMALNVTHPSLLDENRLEYRLHLTPDLLPAMEELLLPGPLQQEMNVQIYRKYGKDYGEKTNPNISYQFYVPSRRSNLTDITPKGRWTIFTTPCSVSCGSGVQKHTYVCVDEATNNRLEENNCEISPPTTPPHTTCQLSPCPPRWDAGKFGPCSASCGGGERVRPVKCVQKQGSDVVTVPDSECPPDTAPHTAEKCNLQHCPARWRVSEPGDCSAVCGPGEAKRVVSCVRPENDQDVEVDQSLCSKQIKPLDSVPCVVDVCPIGWESEGEEQPILKSGLLPRSRQAPVYVWSPVISQCSKTCGNGTLQVWFSCVDHQTRQGAPDFHCDASTKPHPQSEICNTSPCPPMWRSKQGVCSVTCGGGVANRVLYCAQETEGEEVVVEDSECSDFPKPSAVVSCNTQSCPARWKVVRSLPCSASCDLGVAQRIVSCVQFVHGKESVVSEENCHTATKPATTVPCLVQVCTFRWEVKPWSQCSVSCGYGIQSRAVSCMGPSKPDPLSPLFCMHMPKPITIQGCNMGICSDVLSTSDLASDNATAINTVMRVNLTERPLLSPTVTDKDTTQSPTEPINIPQTTTATPTPISSACGQLLLEESGTVDLKHVTSRCTVSIGRPLDEVIHIRVLSSSLDCTKKEYVAFFDRLAFVRKCVQVAGSELTSRTNVLLVRQNLLPAGNGIVFTYTSQKNTKRSHHRDCDIQLFSASGIFENPITSSTNHTCRVLINAPPSVKIRIQAQHIGLVFNTTNSQSTYIMIRDMDVLKTNVFKGQQLFLWHSSGNMAEIEFHGDYLHSKGSFRAAYSFLRR